From bacterium, the proteins below share one genomic window:
- a CDS encoding ABC transporter permease, with the protein MGAEWQAGPVAEITLRTLCVCGAALVLALSVGVPIGIVLGTRRFVSRALVISSVNAGMGAPPVVVGLIGAILLARSGPFGDWNLLYTPWAMIVTSTAIALPLVIGLTLAAVGSLDEEWDLQVRTLGLSRLWRIWLLVREIRMGLLAAVIAALGGILSEVGAVNMVGGNIEGETRVLTTAIMMHTSMGEFEIALDLAAVLVGLMLAIALVLTWLQLSGRAR; encoded by the coding sequence GTGGGCGCCGAGTGGCAGGCAGGACCCGTCGCGGAGATCACCCTCCGTACGCTCTGTGTCTGCGGCGCAGCACTCGTCCTGGCGCTCTCGGTCGGCGTCCCCATCGGCATCGTCCTCGGTACGCGGCGCTTCGTCTCGCGCGCGCTCGTGATCTCCTCCGTCAATGCGGGCATGGGCGCACCGCCGGTCGTCGTCGGCCTGATCGGCGCCATTCTGCTCGCGCGGAGCGGCCCCTTCGGCGACTGGAACCTCCTCTACACGCCATGGGCGATGATCGTGACCTCGACCGCGATCGCCCTTCCCCTCGTGATCGGATTGACCCTCGCCGCGGTCGGCTCCCTCGACGAAGAGTGGGACCTGCAGGTCCGCACCCTCGGCCTCTCGCGTCTCTGGCGGATCTGGCTCCTCGTGCGCGAGATCCGGATGGGCCTGCTCGCCGCGGTGATCGCGGCGCTCGGCGGCATCCTCTCCGAGGTCGGTGCGGTCAACATGGTCGGCGGCAACATCGAGGGCGAGACCCGCGTCCTCACGACCGCGATCATGATGCACACCAGCATGGGCGAGTTCGAGATCGCCCTCGACCTGGCAGCCGTCCTCGTCGGCCTCATGCTCGCGATCGCGCTCGTGTTGACCTGGCTGCAGCTCTCGGGGCGTGCGCGATGA
- a CDS encoding ABC transporter ATP-binding protein — protein sequence MSVALSARSLVCVRGRGQGRFELRVDALDLNAGEVLVLLGPNGAGKSTLLRALAGLDRSVRPGSVAGSDGPVTLVFQRPTALSGTVAGNVRATLLGKGVPEPARSERIRRALLRFDIEPLADHDARTLSGGELRRLALARAFVLEPAVLLLDEPFDDLDAEGQRLLSLDLQQAIAETGVAVAMVTHDLRRALLLADRIAVLAEGRLAQHGERDDVLLHPDTQEIAQIVGMINIAEGRVVRHEDAVAWVEIEPGFEIPTTSPLAPGDAAWVGIRPEHLKLDVGRGDGQPIGKAEVESLVSDGLASVATLRVRDRRFTTHLLSGRGLARRLRAGDRVSLAVHPDQVHARPLP from the coding sequence ATGAGCGTCGCTCTCTCCGCACGATCGCTCGTCTGCGTGCGCGGACGCGGCCAGGGTCGCTTCGAGCTCCGCGTCGACGCCCTCGACCTGAACGCGGGCGAGGTTCTCGTCCTCCTGGGACCCAACGGCGCGGGCAAGAGCACGCTCTTGCGCGCCCTCGCCGGCCTCGACCGAAGCGTGCGCCCCGGCTCGGTCGCCGGCAGCGACGGCCCCGTCACCCTCGTCTTCCAGCGACCGACGGCGCTCTCGGGCACCGTCGCCGGAAACGTGCGCGCCACGCTCCTCGGCAAGGGTGTCCCCGAGCCGGCGCGCAGCGAGCGCATCCGTCGCGCGCTCCTCCGCTTCGACATCGAGCCCCTCGCCGACCACGATGCGCGCACCCTGTCCGGCGGCGAGCTCCGTCGCCTGGCCCTCGCCCGTGCCTTCGTGCTCGAGCCCGCGGTCCTGCTCCTCGACGAACCCTTCGACGATCTCGATGCCGAAGGGCAGCGCCTGCTCTCCCTCGATCTCCAGCAGGCCATCGCCGAGACGGGCGTGGCCGTCGCGATGGTCACCCACGATCTGCGGCGCGCGCTGCTCCTGGCCGATCGCATCGCCGTCCTCGCAGAGGGACGCCTGGCCCAACACGGCGAGCGCGACGACGTGCTCCTCCATCCGGACACGCAGGAGATCGCGCAGATCGTCGGGATGATCAACATCGCCGAGGGGCGCGTCGTGCGGCACGAGGACGCGGTCGCATGGGTCGAGATCGAGCCGGGATTCGAGATCCCGACCACGTCACCGCTCGCGCCGGGGGACGCCGCGTGGGTGGGCATCCGGCCGGAGCACCTGAAGCTCGACGTCGGGCGGGGCGACGGCCAGCCGATCGGCAAGGCCGAGGTCGAGAGCCTCGTGTCGGACGGACTCGCGAGCGTCGCGACGCTTCGCGTACGCGACCGGCGCTTCACGACCCATCTCCTTTCCGGTCGCGGGCTCGCCCGGCGACTCCGCGCGGGCGATCGCGTTTCGCTCGCAGTGCACCCCGACCAGGTCCACGCCCGCCCCCTCCCCTGA
- a CDS encoding substrate-binding domain-containing protein: protein MISRRSLLSLLLVAAAALAPAASFASERSLILATTTSVRDSGLLDALLPAFTERTGIEVRVIAVGTGAALRMGREGNADLLLTHAPAAEQVLVDDGVVTRRTPFMENFFVIAGPADDPAGIAAATSPEDAVAKIAAAGAGWVSRSDDSGTHKREKALFRAAGLDPEANREGLVRTGSGMGLSLQVAGQRRTYILSDIGTFLAFQSRVDLVALSKPGPSLRNTYSVLQLDGARFERPLHTDEAEALEAYLLDPQVQQSIGNFGTLKYGRALFTPLHAPADGS, encoded by the coding sequence GTGATCTCCCGACGCTCTCTCCTCTCCCTTCTCCTGGTCGCCGCGGCGGCGCTCGCGCCCGCTGCGAGCTTCGCGAGCGAGCGATCGTTGATCCTCGCCACGACGACGAGCGTCCGGGACTCCGGCTTGCTCGATGCTCTCCTCCCCGCGTTCACCGAACGGACCGGGATCGAGGTCCGCGTGATCGCGGTCGGCACCGGCGCCGCGCTCCGCATGGGTCGCGAGGGGAACGCCGACCTGCTGCTCACACACGCTCCGGCGGCGGAGCAGGTCCTCGTCGACGACGGCGTGGTCACCCGTCGCACGCCCTTCATGGAGAACTTCTTCGTGATCGCCGGCCCCGCCGACGATCCGGCCGGGATCGCGGCGGCGACCTCACCGGAAGACGCCGTCGCGAAGATCGCAGCGGCAGGCGCGGGCTGGGTCAGCCGGTCCGACGACTCGGGAACGCACAAGCGGGAGAAGGCCCTCTTCCGGGCCGCCGGTCTCGACCCGGAGGCCAACCGCGAGGGCCTCGTCCGGACCGGAAGCGGCATGGGCCTCTCGCTCCAGGTCGCGGGACAACGGAGGACCTACATCCTGAGCGACATCGGGACCTTCCTCGCCTTCCAGTCCCGTGTCGACCTGGTGGCGCTCTCGAAGCCGGGCCCGTCGCTCCGGAACACCTACTCGGTGCTCCAGCTGGACGGCGCGCGCTTCGAACGCCCGCTCCACACCGACGAAGCGGAGGCGCTCGAGGCCTACCTGCTCGACCCGCAGGTCCAGCAGTCGATCGGCAACTTCGGCACCCTGAAATACGGACGCGCCCTCTTCACTCCGCTCCACGCTCCCGCGGACGGAAGCTAG